The Arachis hypogaea cultivar Tifrunner chromosome 16, arahy.Tifrunner.gnm2.J5K5, whole genome shotgun sequence genome contains a region encoding:
- the LOC112759133 gene encoding GDSL esterase/lipase At4g28780: MIMRVQQVVMATMVVTIVVFGRKRAEGAAPRAFFVFGDSLVDSGNNNYLPTTARADSRPYGIDYPTHRPTGRFSNGFNLPDIISQRIGSEPTLPYLSPELNGPKLLVGANFASAGIGILNDTGVQFVRILRMYEQFELFEEYQERLSAEVGSERAKKIVNGALVLITLGGNDFVNNYFVTPFSPRSRQFTISQFSRYLISEYSKILERLYELGARRVLVSGTGPLGCVPSQLASKSTNGECVPELQEAAQIYNPLLVQMTKDLNSQVGSDVFVAVNAFIMNMDFITKPQTFGFVTSKVACCGQGRYNGIGTCTSLSNLCPNRDIYAFWDAFHPTQRALGFIVDAIFSGTNDVMSPMNLTTVMALDSNI; encoded by the exons ATGATTATGAGAGTCCAGCAGGTGGTGATGGCCACAATGGTGGTGACTATTGTTGTTTTTGGTCGAAAGAGAGCTGAGGGAGCTGCTCCCAGAGCTTTCTTTGTGTTTGGAGACTCCCTGGTTGATAGTGGCAACAACAATTACTTGCCAACCACGGCACGCGCCGATTCTCGGCCCTATGGCATCGATTATCCCACTCATCGTCCTACCGGTCGCTTCTCCAATGGCTTCAACCTACCTGACATTATAA GCCAGAGAATTGGGTCTGAGCCCACATTACCGTATCTGAGCCCAGAGTTAAATGGGCCAAAGCTCTTAGTTGGGGCCAACTTTGCTTCTGCTGGGATTGGAAtcctgaatgacactggcgtccAATTT GTGAGGATCTTAAGAATGTATGAGCAGTTTGAGTTGTTTGAAGAATACCAAGAACGTTTAAGTGCAGAAGTGGGGTCAGAAAGGGCAAAGAAAATTGTGAATGGAGCATTGGTGCTGATAACACTTGGTGGTAACGACTTCGTTAACAACTATTTTGTAACTCCATTTTCCCCTAGGTCTCGCCAATTCACCATTTCCCAATTCTCTCGCTACCTTATCTCTGAGTACAGTAAAATTCTAGAG AGGTTGTATGAGTTGGGGGCTCGGAGGGTGTTGGTGTCAGGAACAGGTCCATTGGGATGTGTTCCGTCACAGCTTGCCTCAAAGAGCACCAATGGTGAGTGTGTGCCGGAGTTACAAGAAGCTGCGCAGATTTACAACCCTCTCCTTGTTCAGATGACTAAAGATCTCAACTCCCAAGTTGGTTCTGACGTTTTTGTCGCTGTCAATGCCTTCATTATGAACATGGATTTCATCACCAAACCTCAAACATTTG GTTTTGTTACATCAAAGGTAGCATGTTGTGGACAAGGTCGATACAATGGGATTGGAACGTGCACTTCATTGTCCAACCTTTGTCCAAACCGTGATATCTATGCTTTTTGGGATGCTTTCCACCCAACACAACGTGCGCTTGGTTTCATCGTCGATGCAATCTTTAGTGGAACTAACGACGTTATGAGCCCTATGAACCTTACCACCGTCATGGCCTTGGACTCCAACATTTAA